One stretch of Synechococcus sp. UW179A DNA includes these proteins:
- a CDS encoding Nif11-like leader peptide family natural product precursor, translated as MSESALASFVNLTQSDSQVREQVRQAATPMHVVNLAKEKGHVFTQATMMRMQAEKMKHLHDDHINDASSWGEALLICFGNHS; from the coding sequence GTGTCCGAGTCCGCTCTCGCCTCTTTCGTAAACCTGACGCAGTCTGATTCCCAGGTCCGCGAACAGGTGCGTCAGGCCGCGACTCCCATGCATGTGGTGAACCTGGCCAAGGAAAAGGGGCACGTGTTCACCCAGGCCACCATGATGAGAATGCAGGCGGAAAAAATGAAGCACCTGCATGATGACCACATCAACGATGCTTCCAGCTGGGGGGAAGCGCTGTTGATCTGCTTCGGAAACCACTCCTGA
- the infA gene encoding translation initiation factor IF-1 gives MIETSGVIEKEQGNGFYLVTLEQPAGHQCLCRAAGKLTKFRIKLLAGDKVLVEISPYDLTRGRITYRERNAGAPGGRPGGNRPGGPRRR, from the coding sequence ATGATTGAAACCTCGGGTGTGATCGAGAAGGAACAGGGCAACGGGTTTTACCTGGTGACCCTGGAACAGCCCGCAGGTCATCAATGCCTCTGCCGCGCAGCGGGCAAACTCACCAAGTTCCGAATCAAGCTGCTGGCTGGAGACAAAGTGCTTGTGGAAATCAGCCCTTACGACCTGACTCGTGGCCGGATCACCTACAGGGAGCGCAACGCTGGAGCCCCCGGAGGTCGTCCCGGTGGTAACCGTCCTGGTGGCCCTCGTCGCCGTTAA